The following DNA comes from Parcubacteria group bacterium.
CTGCCGGCCACCGCTCCGCCTTCTTGGGCGTCACCTCGTAACTTTCCCAAGCCCTGCGAATTTCTGGTAGTGGTTATTTCGGTCGTTGTCGCTTCGCCCAGCATAGTGAGAATCAGTTCTAATTCTGACATATGATCCCTGGGATTGTCCGGATTACTGAGTGATTTAAATTCCTTAATCTGCTTGGCATTCATCTCGAACGCTCCTTTGTAAATCTCATTTGTGAGGATAGCAAAATCAAATCCTTCTCTTGCTCCTCGCCCTTGCCACTCGTCAGTTAGCGTATTTCGCACATTGATGCCTCGCATCCGCTTTGCGATCCAATCGTCATTATAGCCCTTCTGTTCATAAATTTTCTTGGCTCGCACAATCGCTCTTTCCGGATCTTGAATTTCTTCAATACGCTCTTGTCCGATTCGCGCCAGCCACAGCTTGAACGGCTCGGCTTTGGGAGATGGAATTGATTGGATGATTCGGAATATTCCTTGCAAATCGCCACAATTCAGCTTCTGTACACCACCCTTTGTCTCTACGGAAAGGGGGGTGACAATTTGTCCCCACCCTTTGCCAAGTTCAATATCTCTTAGTCTCATTTTCTTGATATAATCAGAAACATTTGACGTTTGAGTCAGCGCCTCCACTATATCATTTATAACAAAATACCATTGCTCATCGTGCCAGACGCGACGCACTTCTTTTTGCTCGAAGATTGTTGGATGAGTTTCATTTTCTTGTTTTTTCTTTTTCATATTTTTGCTCAATTATTTTTATTATAATGATATTGTATCATTATATCAAATATTTGGCAACTTTACGCAAACGCTTTATCTTTTTCCGCTCTCTATTTTTTCACCCCAAGCATTTTGTCCATCACTTTTTTGGCATAGAGAAGAGAAATGACGACGGCGGTCCAGTTGATGGCGAAAATCCCCCACCAGACGCCGTCGAGGTGCCAGTTGAGCACGCGTGTAAAGAGGTAGAAAAAAATGATCGGCGCGAAGGCCTGGCGATAGATGCCGATCCAGA
Coding sequences within:
- a CDS encoding Bro-N domain-containing protein; translated protein: MKKKKQENETHPTIFEQKEVRRVWHDEQWYFVINDIVEALTQTSNVSDYIKKMRLRDIELGKGWGQIVTPLSVETKGGVQKLNCGDLQGIFRIIQSIPSPKAEPFKLWLARIGQERIEEIQDPERAIVRAKKIYEQKGYNDDWIAKRMRGINVRNTLTDEWQGRGAREGFDFAILTNEIYKGAFEMNAKQIKEFKSLSNPDNPRDHMSELELILTMLGEATTTEITTTRNSQGLGKLRGDAQEGGAVAGRTRQDIEQRTGKKVVTRNNFLTQKNQKKLKK